In Enterobacter sp. 638, a single window of DNA contains:
- a CDS encoding nucleoside-specific channel-forming protein Tsx has protein sequence MKKTLLAAGAALALSSSFAVNAAENAKPEYVSDWWHQSVNVVGSYHTRFGPQIRNDTYLEYEAFAKKDWFDFYGYMDAPVFFGGNTEAKGIWNHGSPLFMEIEPRFSIDKLTGADLSFGPFKEWYIANNYIYDMGRNASGRQSTWYMGLGTDIDTGLPMSLSMNVYAKYQWQNYDSANANEWDGYRFKVKYFVPITQLWGGNLSYIGFTNFDWGSELGDKSDYAENGIKERTNDSIASSHILALNYDHWHYSVVARYWHNGGQWNDDADLKWMKENVRSTGWGGYLVVGYNF, from the coding sequence ATGAAAAAAACATTATTAGCAGCCGGTGCAGCGCTGGCACTTTCCTCTTCTTTCGCTGTTAACGCAGCAGAGAACGCAAAACCTGAGTATGTTTCCGACTGGTGGCACCAGAGCGTCAACGTCGTTGGTAGCTACCACACCCGCTTTGGGCCGCAAATCCGTAACGATACCTATCTGGAATATGAAGCTTTCGCTAAGAAAGACTGGTTTGATTTCTATGGTTACATGGACGCGCCAGTATTCTTCGGTGGTAACACCGAAGCGAAAGGTATCTGGAACCATGGTTCTCCACTGTTTATGGAAATCGAGCCGCGCTTCTCTATCGACAAGCTGACAGGCGCAGATCTGAGCTTCGGTCCATTTAAAGAGTGGTATATCGCGAACAACTATATTTACGATATGGGTCGCAACGCTTCCGGTCGCCAGAGTACCTGGTATATGGGTCTGGGTACTGACATCGACACCGGTCTGCCGATGAGCCTGTCCATGAACGTGTATGCGAAATACCAGTGGCAGAACTACGATTCAGCAAACGCGAATGAATGGGATGGCTACCGTTTCAAAGTGAAATACTTTGTGCCGATCACCCAGCTGTGGGGTGGCAACCTGAGCTATATTGGCTTCACCAACTTCGACTGGGGTTCAGAACTGGGCGATAAGAGCGATTACGCTGAGAACGGTATTAAGGAGCGTACCAACGACTCTATCGCGTCCAGCCACATTCTGGCCCTGAACTACGATCACTGGCATTACTCAGTGGTTGCACGTTACTGGCACAACGGCGGTCAGTGGAACGACGATGCCGACCTGAAATGGATGAAAGAAAACGTCCGTTCTACCGGTTGGGGTGGATACCTGGTCGTAGGTTACAACTTCTAA
- the tgt gene encoding tRNA guanosine(34) transglycosylase Tgt gives MKFELDTTDGRARRGRLVFDRGVVETPAFMPVGTYGTVKGMTPEEVEATGAQIILGNTFHLWLRPGQEVMKLHGDLHDFMQWKGPILTDSGGFQVFSLGDIRKITEKGVHFRNPINGDPIFLDPEKSMEIQYDLGSDIVMIFDECTPYPADWDYAKRSMEMSLRWAQRSRDRFDSLENKNALFGIIQGSVYEDLRDISVKGLVEIGFDGYAVGGLAVGEPKEDMHRILEHVCPQIPEDKPRYLMGVGKPEDLVEGVRRGIDMFDCVMPTRNARNGHLFVTDGVVKIRNAKHKSDTSTLDAECDCYTCRHYSRAYLYHLDRCNEILGARLNTIHNLRYYQRLMAGLRKAIEEGKLESFVTDFYQRQGRDVPPLNVD, from the coding sequence ATGAAATTTGAACTCGATACCACCGACGGACGCGCTCGCCGCGGTCGCCTGGTGTTTGATCGCGGCGTGGTCGAAACGCCAGCATTTATGCCTGTGGGTACTTACGGCACCGTAAAGGGGATGACGCCGGAAGAAGTTGAAGCCACTGGCGCGCAGATTATCCTCGGCAACACCTTCCACCTGTGGCTGCGCCCGGGTCAGGAAGTGATGAAGCTGCACGGCGACCTGCATGACTTTATGCAGTGGAAAGGCCCGATTCTGACCGATTCCGGCGGCTTCCAGGTCTTCAGCCTCGGTGATATTCGTAAGATCACTGAAAAAGGTGTGCACTTCCGCAACCCGATCAACGGCGATCCTATTTTCCTCGATCCAGAAAAATCGATGGAGATTCAGTACGATCTCGGTTCCGATATCGTCATGATCTTCGACGAATGTACGCCATACCCGGCGGACTGGGATTACGCGAAGCGTTCGATGGAAATGTCCCTGCGCTGGGCGCAGCGTAGCCGTGACCGTTTTGACTCCCTCGAAAACAAAAATGCGCTGTTCGGCATTATTCAGGGCAGTGTTTACGAAGATTTACGTGATATCTCGGTTAAAGGTCTGGTAGAGATAGGTTTTGATGGCTACGCTGTCGGCGGTTTGGCTGTGGGTGAGCCAAAGGAAGACATGCACCGTATTCTGGAGCATGTTTGCCCGCAAATCCCTGAAGACAAACCACGATACCTGATGGGCGTAGGCAAACCAGAAGATCTGGTTGAAGGTGTACGTCGCGGCATTGATATGTTCGATTGCGTTATGCCAACCCGTAACGCGCGTAACGGACATCTTTTTGTGACCGATGGCGTGGTGAAAATTCGTAATGCGAAGCATAAAAGCGATACCAGTACGCTTGACGCCGAGTGTGATTGCTATACCTGTCGTCACTATTCTCGCGCGTATCTTTATCATCTCGATCGTTGCAATGAGATTTTAGGGGCGCGTCTTAATACCATTCATAATCTTCGTTATTATCAGCGCTTAATGGCTGGTTTACGTAAGGCTATCGAAGAGGGTAAATTAGAGAGCTTCGTAACTGATTTTTACCAACGTCAGGGACGTGATGTTCCACCTTTGAACGTTGACTAA
- the nusB gene encoding transcription antitermination factor NusB yields the protein MKPAARRRARECAVQALYSWQLSQNDIADVEYQFLAEQDVKDVDVLYFRELLSGVATNSAYLDGLMKPYLSRLLEELGQVEKAVLRIALFELAKRDDVPYKVAINEAIELAKTFGAEDSHKFVNGVLDKAAPAIRPRKK from the coding sequence GTGAAACCTGCTGCTCGTCGCCGCGCCCGTGAGTGTGCTGTCCAGGCACTATACTCCTGGCAGTTGTCCCAGAACGACATCGCTGATGTCGAATACCAGTTCCTGGCGGAACAAGACGTCAAAGACGTTGATGTCCTGTACTTCCGTGAACTGCTGTCGGGAGTGGCGACTAATAGCGCGTATCTCGATGGTCTGATGAAGCCGTACCTGTCCCGTCTGCTCGAAGAGCTGGGCCAGGTTGAAAAAGCGGTGCTGCGCATTGCGCTGTTCGAGCTGGCTAAACGTGATGATGTGCCCTATAAAGTGGCGATCAACGAAGCGATCGAACTGGCGAAAACCTTCGGCGCTGAAGACAGCCACAAGTTTGTGAACGGCGTGCTGGATAAAGCCGCACCTGCGATCCGTCCCCGTAAAAAGTGA
- the yajC gene encoding preprotein translocase subunit YajC has product MSFFISDAVAATGAPSQGSPMSLILMLAVFGLIFYFMILRPQQKRTKEHKNLMSSIAKGDEVLTNGGLVGRVTKVAETGYISIALNDTTEVVIKRDFVAAVLPKGTMKAL; this is encoded by the coding sequence ATGAGCTTTTTTATTTCTGATGCGGTAGCAGCAACAGGCGCTCCGTCGCAGGGCAGCCCGATGTCTCTGATTCTGATGCTGGCGGTGTTTGGTCTGATTTTCTATTTCATGATCTTGCGTCCACAGCAGAAACGTACCAAAGAACACAAAAACCTGATGAGCTCCATCGCGAAAGGTGATGAAGTTCTGACCAACGGCGGTCTGGTCGGTCGCGTAACGAAAGTGGCTGAAACTGGCTATATCTCTATTGCGCTGAACGACACCACTGAAGTGGTTATCAAACGTGACTTTGTCGCTGCCGTACTGCCGAAAGGCACTATGAAAGCGCTGTAA
- the ribE gene encoding 6,7-dimethyl-8-ribityllumazine synthase, producing MNIIEAAVATPDARVAITIARFNNFINDSLLDGAIDALKRIGQVKDENITVVWVPGAYELPLAAGALAKTGKYDAVIALGTVIRGGTAHFEYVAGGASNGLAHVAQEAEIPVAFGVLTTESIEQAIERAGTKAGNKGAEAALTALEMINVLKAIKA from the coding sequence ATGAACATTATTGAAGCTGCTGTTGCTACCCCGGACGCTCGCGTCGCCATCACCATTGCGCGTTTCAACAACTTCATCAACGACAGCCTGCTGGACGGTGCGATTGACGCACTGAAACGTATTGGTCAGGTGAAAGACGAAAACATTACCGTTGTTTGGGTTCCAGGTGCTTACGAACTGCCGTTGGCAGCGGGCGCTTTGGCGAAAACCGGTAAATACGACGCGGTGATTGCACTGGGTACGGTTATTCGCGGCGGCACTGCTCACTTCGAATACGTTGCGGGTGGTGCAAGTAATGGTCTGGCGCACGTTGCGCAGGAAGCCGAAATTCCTGTCGCTTTCGGCGTGCTGACCACTGAAAGTATTGAACAAGCCATTGAACGTGCTGGCACCAAAGCTGGCAACAAAGGTGCAGAAGCTGCACTGACTGCGCTTGAAATGATCAACGTATTGAAAGCCATTAAGGCCTGA
- the acpH gene encoding ACP phosphodiesterase: MNFLAHLHLAHLADSSLSGNLLADFVRGNPTQAYPTDVVDGIFMHRRIDVLTDNLPEVKEAKEWFRPETRRVAPITLDVMWDHFLSRHWAQLSPEMPLPEFVRYAHSQVAMILPDSPPRFVNLNEYLWSERWLERYREMDFIQRVLNGMASRRPRLDALRDSWQDLDTHYDALESRFWQFYPRMMVQAKNKQL, from the coding sequence ATGAATTTTCTCGCTCACCTGCACCTCGCCCATCTCGCGGACAGCTCACTTTCCGGCAATTTGCTGGCTGATTTTGTGCGCGGCAACCCCACGCAAGCGTATCCCACCGACGTGGTGGACGGTATTTTCATGCATCGCCGCATTGATGTGCTGACCGATAATCTGCCCGAAGTGAAAGAAGCCAAAGAGTGGTTCCGCCCCGAGACGCGTCGCGTCGCGCCGATCACGCTGGACGTGATGTGGGATCATTTTCTGTCGCGTCACTGGGCGCAGCTTTCGCCTGAGATGCCGTTACCGGAATTTGTGCGTTACGCCCACTCCCAGGTCGCGATGATTTTACCGGACTCACCGCCGCGCTTCGTCAATCTGAACGAATACCTGTGGTCGGAACGCTGGCTGGAGCGCTATCGCGAGATGGATTTCATCCAGCGGGTGCTGAATGGAATGGCGAGCCGCCGCCCGCGTCTGGATGCACTTCGTGACTCCTGGCAGGACTTAGACACCCATTATGACGCACTGGAGAGCCGCTTCTGGCAGTTCTATCCGCGCATGATGGTGCAAGCGAAAAACAAACAACTGTAA
- the queA gene encoding tRNA preQ1(34) S-adenosylmethionine ribosyltransferase-isomerase QueA: MRVADFSFELPESLIAHYPQPERSGCRLLSLDGPTGALTHGTFTDLLDKLNPGDLLVFNNTRVIPARLFGRKASGGKIEVLVERMLDDKRILAHIRASKAPKPGAELLLGDDESINATMVARHDALFEVEFNDARPVLDILNAIGHMPLPPYIDRPDEDADRELYQTVYSQKPGAVAAPTAGLHFDEPLLERLREKGIEMAFVTLHVGAGTFQPVRVDTIEDHIMHSEYAEVPQDVVDAVLAAKARGNRVIAVGTTSVRSLESAAQAAKKDLIEPFFGDTKIFIYPGYQYTVIDALVTNFHLPESTLIMLVSAFAGYQNTMNAYKAAVEQNYRFFSYGDAMFITYNPQALNERVGE, from the coding sequence ATGCGCGTCGCCGATTTCTCCTTTGAATTACCTGAATCCCTGATTGCCCACTATCCGCAGCCTGAGCGCAGTGGTTGCCGCTTGCTGTCGCTGGACGGGCCAACGGGCGCGCTGACGCACGGTACTTTCACCGATTTACTCGACAAGCTCAACCCCGGTGATTTGCTGGTCTTTAACAATACCCGCGTGATCCCGGCGCGTCTGTTTGGCCGCAAAGCCAGCGGTGGCAAGATTGAAGTGCTGGTCGAGCGTATGCTCGATGACAAACGTATTCTGGCACATATTCGCGCATCCAAAGCGCCAAAGCCGGGCGCGGAACTGCTGCTGGGCGACGACGAAAGCATTAACGCCACCATGGTCGCCCGTCACGATGCGCTGTTCGAAGTGGAGTTTAATGACGCGCGTCCCGTGCTGGATATTCTGAATGCTATCGGCCATATGCCGCTGCCGCCTTATATCGACCGTCCGGATGAAGACGCAGACCGCGAACTTTATCAGACCGTTTACAGCCAGAAGCCAGGCGCAGTAGCCGCGCCAACGGCGGGGCTGCATTTTGATGAGCCGCTTCTGGAAAGACTGCGCGAAAAAGGCATCGAAATGGCGTTTGTGACGCTGCATGTCGGTGCGGGGACGTTCCAGCCGGTGCGTGTGGACACTATTGAAGATCACATTATGCACTCCGAATATGCCGAAGTGCCGCAGGATGTGGTTGATGCGGTGCTGGCCGCCAAAGCCCGAGGTAACCGCGTGATCGCAGTGGGGACGACGTCGGTTCGTTCGCTCGAAAGTGCGGCCCAGGCGGCCAAAAAAGATCTGATCGAGCCGTTCTTTGGCGACACGAAAATCTTTATTTACCCGGGCTATCAATACACCGTGATTGATGCACTGGTGACCAATTTCCATCTGCCTGAATCGACATTGATTATGCTGGTTTCCGCGTTTGCGGGTTATCAGAATACAATGAATGCGTACAAGGCTGCGGTAGAACAAAATTATCGCTTTTTTAGCTACGGGGACGCGATGTTTATCACGTACAATCCGCAGGCTTTGAATGAGCGTGTCGGGGAATAA
- the ribD gene encoding bifunctional diaminohydroxyphosphoribosylaminopyrimidine deaminase/5-amino-6-(5-phosphoribosylamino)uracil reductase RibD, with product MQDEIYMARALKLAQRGRFTTHPNPNVGCVIVKDGVIVGEGFHYRAGEPHAEVHALRMAGEKARGATAYVTLEPCSHHGRTPPCCEALIDAGVARVVAAMQDPNPQVAGRGLYRLQQEGIDVSHGLMMADTEALNKGFLKRMRTGFPYIQLKLGASLDGRTAMANGESQWVTSPQSRRDVQRLRAQSHAILTSSETVLADDPAMTVRWDELNQDTQALYPQENLRQPLRIVIDSQNRVTPAHRIVQQPGETLFARTKEDDRQWPEHVRSIMVPEHKGHLDLVVLMMLLGKQQVNSIWVEAGPTLAGALLQAGLVDELIVYVAPKLLGHEARGLFALPGLEKLADAPQLKFSDIRPVGPDVCLHLTPL from the coding sequence ATGCAGGATGAGATTTACATGGCGCGCGCGCTGAAACTTGCGCAGCGTGGACGGTTCACAACCCATCCCAATCCCAACGTTGGCTGCGTTATCGTCAAAGACGGCGTAATTGTCGGCGAAGGATTCCACTATCGCGCCGGTGAACCTCATGCCGAAGTCCACGCTTTGCGTATGGCGGGCGAAAAGGCGCGGGGTGCCACGGCCTATGTCACGCTTGAACCCTGTAGCCATCATGGGCGAACGCCGCCGTGCTGCGAGGCGCTGATTGATGCCGGCGTGGCGCGCGTTGTCGCTGCGATGCAAGATCCCAATCCTCAGGTTGCCGGACGCGGCCTGTATCGCCTGCAGCAGGAAGGGATCGACGTCAGCCATGGCTTGATGATGGCTGATACAGAAGCACTTAATAAGGGCTTCCTCAAACGCATGCGTACCGGTTTCCCCTATATTCAGTTAAAGCTCGGTGCTTCGCTTGATGGCCGAACGGCGATGGCAAACGGTGAAAGCCAGTGGGTAACCTCACCGCAATCAAGGCGCGATGTGCAACGTCTGCGTGCGCAAAGCCATGCTATTCTCACCAGCAGCGAAACGGTTTTGGCTGATGATCCTGCCATGACTGTGCGCTGGGACGAACTGAATCAGGATACGCAGGCGCTTTATCCGCAAGAGAATTTGCGTCAGCCGCTGCGAATTGTGATTGATAGCCAGAACCGCGTCACCCCTGCGCATCGTATCGTGCAGCAACCTGGTGAAACGCTTTTTGCGCGCACAAAAGAAGACGATCGCCAGTGGCCAGAACATGTGCGCAGCATTATGGTGCCGGAGCACAAAGGTCATCTCGATTTAGTCGTCCTGATGATGCTACTCGGCAAACAGCAGGTCAACAGTATCTGGGTTGAGGCGGGTCCGACGCTTGCGGGCGCGCTATTACAGGCAGGGCTTGTGGATGAACTGATCGTCTACGTAGCGCCTAAATTATTAGGTCACGAGGCGCGTGGCTTGTTTGCTCTGCCTGGTCTCGAAAAACTGGCTGATGCGCCGCAACTCAAATTCAGCGACATTCGCCCGGTCGGTCCGGATGTTTGTCTGCATTTAACACCTTTGTAA
- the nrdR gene encoding transcriptional regulator NrdR, translating to MHCPFCSAVDTKVIDSRLVGEGSSVRRRRQCLVCNERFTTFEVAELVMPRVVKSNDVREPFNEEKLRKGMLKALEKRPVSADDVEMALNHIKSYLRGTGEREVPSKMIGNLVMEQLKKLDKVAYIRFASVYRSFEDIKEFGEEIARLQD from the coding sequence ATGCATTGCCCATTCTGTTCCGCCGTGGATACCAAAGTAATCGACTCTCGTCTCGTAGGGGAAGGCTCCTCTGTTCGCCGTCGTCGGCAGTGTCTGGTCTGCAACGAACGTTTTACGACTTTTGAGGTGGCGGAGCTGGTAATGCCGCGCGTCGTGAAAAGTAACGACGTGCGCGAGCCGTTTAACGAAGAAAAACTGCGCAAAGGGATGTTGAAAGCACTGGAAAAACGGCCAGTCAGCGCAGATGACGTTGAAATGGCATTGAATCACATCAAATCGTATTTGCGTGGGACCGGCGAACGCGAAGTGCCGAGCAAAATGATCGGCAATCTGGTCATGGAGCAATTGAAAAAGCTCGATAAAGTGGCCTACATCCGCTTCGCGTCTGTCTATCGCAGCTTCGAAGATATCAAAGAATTTGGCGAAGAGATCGCCCGTCTACAGGATTAA
- a CDS encoding DUF3251 domain-containing protein → MTRRYLRILALGSLFTLSACAQQSEVRQMKQSVSTLNSAMTKLNQETVKITQQNALNAKSSSGVYLLPGANTPARLQSQVGTLKMSLVNIAPNAEGTSATLRIQGESNDPLPAFSGTVEWGQIQGTTESFQEVNVKNQLINAPASVLAPSDVDIPLQLSGITPDQLGFIRIHDIQPVVQ, encoded by the coding sequence ATGACAAGACGTTACCTAAGAATACTCGCGCTGGGAAGTCTCTTCACGCTAAGCGCCTGCGCACAGCAAAGCGAAGTCCGTCAAATGAAGCAAAGCGTCAGTACGCTTAACAGCGCAATGACGAAACTGAACCAGGAAACGGTAAAGATCACCCAGCAAAATGCGCTGAATGCCAAATCCAGCAGCGGTGTCTATTTGTTACCCGGCGCTAACACGCCAGCGCGCCTGCAAAGCCAGGTCGGTACGCTGAAAATGTCTCTGGTCAATATTGCGCCCAATGCTGAAGGGACAAGCGCCACCTTGCGTATTCAGGGCGAATCTAACGATCCGCTGCCTGCGTTTAGCGGCACCGTAGAATGGGGGCAAATTCAGGGAACCACCGAAAGCTTCCAGGAAGTGAACGTGAAAAACCAGCTTATTAATGCCCCCGCAAGCGTGCTGGCGCCAAGCGATGTGGATATCCCGCTGCAATTGAGTGGCATTACGCCCGATCAATTAGGTTTCATCCGCATCCACGATATCCAGCCTGTCGTTCAGTAA
- a CDS encoding peroxiredoxin — MVLVTRPAPDFTAAAVLGNGEIVENFNFKQHTNGKATVLFFWPMDFTFVCPSELIAFDKRYEEFQKRGVEVVGVSFDSEFVHNAWRNTPVDKGGIGAVKYAMVADIKREIQQAYGIEHPDAGVALRGSFLIDANGIVRHQVVNDLPLGRNVDEMLRMVDALQFHEEHGEVCPAQWEKGKEGMNASPDGVAKYLSENVSSL; from the coding sequence ATGGTTCTGGTAACTCGTCCGGCTCCGGATTTTACAGCTGCAGCAGTTCTGGGCAACGGTGAAATCGTTGAAAACTTCAATTTCAAACAGCACACCAACGGTAAAGCGACCGTCCTGTTCTTCTGGCCGATGGATTTCACCTTCGTTTGCCCGTCTGAACTGATCGCATTCGACAAACGTTACGAAGAATTCCAGAAACGTGGCGTTGAAGTTGTGGGTGTTTCCTTCGACTCTGAGTTTGTACACAACGCATGGCGTAACACCCCTGTCGACAAAGGCGGCATCGGTGCAGTGAAATACGCAATGGTTGCGGACATCAAACGCGAAATCCAGCAGGCTTACGGTATCGAACATCCGGACGCTGGCGTTGCACTGCGCGGTTCTTTCCTGATCGACGCAAACGGCATCGTTCGTCACCAGGTCGTGAACGATCTGCCACTGGGTCGTAACGTTGACGAAATGCTGCGCATGGTTGACGCGCTGCAGTTCCACGAAGAGCACGGCGAAGTGTGCCCGGCTCAGTGGGAAAAAGGCAAAGAAGGTATGAACGCGTCTCCAGACGGCGTGGCAAAATACCTGTCTGAGAACGTATCCAGCCTGTAA
- the secD gene encoding protein translocase subunit SecD, translated as MLNRYPLWKYIMLVVVIIVGLLYALPNLYGEDPAVQITGARGVAASEQTLIQVQNTLQQEKITAKSVALEEGAILARFDTTDTQLRAREALVSVLGDKYVVALNLAPATPRWLASINAEPMKLGLDLRGGVHFLMEVDMDTALGKLQEQNMDGLRSDLREKGIPYTTVRKEDNYGMSITFRDAAARDQAVDYLSTRHRDLVISRQGSNQLRAVMTDARLSEAREYAVQQNINILRNRVNQLGVAEPLVQRQGSDRIVVELPGIQDTARAKEILGATATLEFRLVNTNVDQSAAASGRVPGDSEVKETREGQPVVLYKRVILTGDHITDSTSNQDEYNQPQVNISLDSAGGNIMSNFTKDNIGKPMATLFVEYKDSGKKDANGRAILVKEEEVINVANIQSRLGNSFRITGISNPNEARQLSLLLRAGALIAPIQIVEERTIGPTLGMQNITQGLEACLAGLAVSILFMLFFYKKFGLIATTALIANLVLIIGIMSLLPGATLTMPGIAGIVLTLAVAVDANVLINERIKEELSNGRSVQQAIDEGYKGAFSSIFDANVTTLIKVLILYAVGTGAIKGFAITTGIGVATSMFTAIVGTRAIVNLLYGGKRVKKLSI; from the coding sequence GTGTTAAACCGTTATCCTTTGTGGAAGTACATCATGCTGGTCGTCGTGATTATCGTCGGCCTGCTGTACGCGCTTCCCAACCTGTATGGTGAGGATCCGGCTGTTCAAATCACTGGCGCGCGCGGTGTCGCCGCCAGTGAGCAAACGCTGATCCAGGTCCAGAACACTTTACAACAAGAAAAAATTACCGCTAAGTCTGTGGCACTGGAAGAGGGCGCTATTCTTGCTCGCTTCGACACCACCGACACGCAGCTCCGCGCCCGTGAAGCGCTGGTGAGCGTGCTGGGTGATAAATATGTCGTGGCGTTGAACCTTGCTCCTGCAACCCCGCGTTGGTTAGCCTCTATCAATGCAGAGCCGATGAAACTCGGTCTTGATCTGCGTGGTGGCGTTCACTTCCTGATGGAAGTGGATATGGATACTGCGCTTGGCAAACTGCAGGAACAGAATATGGACGGCCTGCGCAGCGATCTGCGCGAAAAAGGCATTCCTTACACCACCGTGCGTAAGGAAGATAACTACGGAATGAGCATCACTTTCCGTGATGCTGCCGCTCGCGATCAGGCAGTGGATTATCTCTCTACGCGTCACCGCGATCTGGTGATTTCACGTCAGGGTAGCAACCAGCTGCGTGCCGTGATGACCGATGCCCGTCTGAGCGAAGCGCGTGAATATGCGGTACAGCAGAACATCAATATCCTGCGTAACCGTGTAAACCAGCTTGGTGTTGCTGAGCCGCTGGTACAGCGCCAGGGTTCAGACCGTATCGTGGTAGAACTGCCGGGTATCCAGGACACTGCGCGCGCCAAAGAAATTTTGGGTGCGACAGCGACACTGGAATTCCGTCTGGTGAACACTAATGTGGACCAATCTGCCGCGGCGTCTGGTCGTGTGCCTGGTGATTCCGAAGTGAAAGAAACGCGTGAAGGTCAGCCTGTTGTGCTGTACAAGCGTGTTATTCTCACCGGTGACCACATTACTGACTCCACGTCTAATCAGGACGAATACAACCAGCCGCAGGTTAACATCTCGCTTGATAGCGCCGGTGGTAACATCATGTCGAACTTCACCAAGGATAACATCGGTAAACCGATGGCGACCTTGTTCGTGGAGTACAAAGACAGCGGTAAGAAAGATGCTAATGGTCGTGCAATCCTGGTGAAAGAGGAAGAGGTGATCAACGTCGCCAATATCCAGTCTCGCCTGGGTAACAGCTTCCGTATTACCGGCATCAGTAACCCAAACGAAGCGCGTCAGCTCTCTCTGCTGCTGCGTGCCGGTGCGCTGATTGCGCCTATTCAGATCGTTGAAGAACGTACCATTGGTCCAACGCTGGGGATGCAGAACATCACTCAGGGCCTGGAAGCGTGTCTGGCAGGTCTGGCGGTTTCGATTCTCTTCATGCTGTTCTTCTATAAGAAGTTTGGCCTGATTGCGACCACCGCGCTGATCGCAAACCTGGTATTGATCATCGGCATTATGTCCCTGCTGCCAGGGGCGACGCTGACCATGCCGGGTATTGCAGGTATCGTTCTCACCCTTGCGGTGGCGGTCGACGCCAACGTATTGATAAACGAACGTATTAAAGAAGAATTGAGCAACGGTCGCTCCGTACAACAAGCGATCGACGAAGGCTATAAAGGCGCTTTCAGCTCCATCTTCGATGCAAACGTAACAACACTGATTAAGGTTCTTATCCTGTATGCAGTGGGGACTGGCGCAATCAAAGGCTTTGCTATTACAACCGGTATCGGTGTGGCAACGTCAATGTTTACCGCTATTGTCGGCACCCGTGCCATCGTGAACCTGCTGTATGGCGGCAAGCGCGTCAAAAAGCTGTCTATCTGA
- the secF gene encoding protein translocase subunit SecF, translating to MAQEYTVEQLNHGRKVWDFMRWDYWAFGISGFLLIVSIAIIGVRGFNWGLDFTGGTVIEITLEKPADMDQMREALQKAGFEEPQLQNFGSSRDIMVRMPPVHDANGSQELGSKVVNVINEATSQDATVKRIEFVGPSVGADLAQNGAMALLVALISILVYVGFRFEWRLAAGVVISLAHDVVITMGVLSLFHIEVDLTIVASLMSVIGYSLNDSIVVSDRIRENFRKIRRGTPYEIFNVSLTQTLHRTLITSGTTLMVILMLFLFGGPILEGFSLTMLIGVSIGTASSIYVASALALKLGMKREHLIQQKVEKEGADQPSILP from the coding sequence GTGGCACAGGAATATACTGTTGAACAATTGAACCACGGCCGTAAAGTCTGGGACTTTATGCGCTGGGACTACTGGGCTTTCGGCATTTCAGGTTTTCTGCTGATTGTCTCGATTGCCATCATTGGCGTCCGCGGTTTTAACTGGGGTCTTGATTTCACCGGTGGTACGGTGATTGAAATCACGCTGGAAAAACCGGCTGATATGGACCAAATGCGCGAAGCGCTGCAGAAGGCGGGCTTTGAAGAGCCGCAGCTGCAGAACTTCGGTAGCAGCCGCGACATCATGGTGCGTATGCCTCCGGTTCACGATGCCAACGGCAGTCAGGAACTGGGAAGCAAGGTCGTTAACGTGATTAACGAAGCGACCAGCCAGGATGCGACCGTTAAGCGTATCGAATTCGTCGGCCCGAGCGTCGGTGCGGATCTGGCGCAAAACGGTGCCATGGCACTGTTGGTGGCGCTGATTTCCATTCTGGTGTACGTCGGTTTTCGCTTCGAGTGGCGTCTTGCTGCGGGTGTGGTTATCTCACTGGCGCACGACGTGGTCATTACGATGGGCGTGCTGTCGCTGTTCCATATTGAGGTCGACCTGACGATTGTGGCATCTCTGATGTCGGTTATCGGTTACTCACTGAACGACAGTATCGTGGTATCGGACCGTATTCGTGAGAACTTCCGTAAGATCCGTCGCGGTACGCCGTATGAAATCTTTAACGTTTCACTGACTCAAACGCTGCACCGTACGTTGATCACATCCGGCACGACCTTGATGGTTATCCTGATGCTGTTCCTCTTCGGTGGCCCGATTCTGGAAGGCTTCTCGCTGACCATGCTGATCGGTGTCTCCATCGGTACGGCGTCCTCAATCTACGTCGCGTCCGCGCTGGCGTTGAAACTGGGTATGAAGCGTGAGCACCTGATCCAGCAGAAAGTTGAAAAGGAAGGGGCGGATCAGCCGTCTATCCTGCCGTAA